In a genomic window of Campylobacter concisus:
- the metX gene encoding homoserine O-acetyltransferase MetX, with protein MLDLQTRTIKFNEPLYLESGRMLSNFKLIYETYGTLNADKSNVIVICHALTGSHHAAGTYAGDEKAGWWDGLIGSKKAVDTDKFYVICVNILGSCFGSTSPLSVDRSSGKEYRLNFPVLAISDVVKAQMRLFSELGITRARAVIGGSLGGMQALCYAIEFPEFAQDIVMLASTYQTKPWAIAFNKIAIEAILNDENFKNGEYNAEFIRKNGLKGMAYGRMAGHISFLSPDSMDKKFGRNYVETDGLYDLFGHFQVDRYMEYNGYNFPKRFDPLSYLYIVKMMNIFDCTRHYDNLKDALAPIKANLHLIAFKGDLLFPPSCMREIYNTLCGMGRGENTNFVEIDSNYGHDAFLVEIEKFDGYIKNILKG; from the coding sequence GTTAGACCTGCAAACTAGAACTATTAAATTTAACGAGCCACTCTATCTTGAGAGTGGCCGTATGCTATCAAATTTTAAGCTTATTTATGAGACTTACGGCACGTTAAATGCTGATAAAAGCAACGTTATCGTGATTTGCCACGCACTAACAGGCTCGCACCACGCAGCTGGCACCTATGCAGGCGATGAGAAAGCTGGCTGGTGGGATGGGCTAATAGGCAGTAAAAAGGCGGTTGATACAGATAAATTTTATGTCATCTGTGTAAATATCCTAGGTTCATGCTTTGGCTCGACCTCGCCCTTAAGCGTGGATAGAAGCAGTGGCAAAGAGTATAGGCTAAATTTCCCTGTTCTTGCCATAAGCGACGTGGTAAAGGCGCAAATGAGGCTATTTAGCGAGCTTGGTATCACAAGAGCAAGAGCCGTTATCGGCGGCAGTCTTGGCGGTATGCAAGCACTTTGCTATGCTATCGAGTTTCCAGAATTTGCACAGGATATCGTCATGCTTGCAAGTACCTATCAGACTAAGCCCTGGGCGATAGCGTTTAACAAGATCGCCATTGAAGCCATTTTAAACGATGAAAATTTCAAAAACGGCGAATACAACGCAGAATTTATAAGAAAAAATGGTCTAAAAGGTATGGCTTACGGCAGGATGGCAGGGCACATCAGCTTTTTAAGCCCTGATAGCATGGATAAAAAATTTGGACGCAACTACGTCGAAACTGACGGCCTTTACGACCTTTTTGGGCATTTTCAGGTCGATCGCTACATGGAGTATAACGGCTACAACTTCCCAAAGAGGTTTGATCCGCTAAGCTACCTATACATCGTAAAGATGATGAACATCTTTGACTGTACAAGACACTATGACAACCTAAAAGACGCCCTTGCGCCAATAAAAGCAAATTTGCATCTAATCGCATTTAAGGGCGATCTACTCTTTCCGCCAAGCTGCATGAGAGAAATTTATAACACGCTTTGTGGGATGGGGCGAGGAGAGAATACAAATTTCGT